One Drosophila subobscura isolate 14011-0131.10 chromosome U, UCBerk_Dsub_1.0, whole genome shotgun sequence DNA window includes the following coding sequences:
- the LOC117902349 gene encoding sodium- and chloride-dependent GABA transporter ine isoform X1 translates to MADSNEAASGLAKTASSPTALNLVTKRSTLRHSQLSDSGAESCGDGGDEQTRLLRTPSSRAHKYIIIPATPGATATPGSPVGPLPFRQTSSTTSLAAMSAAIHRQPPRQTSIKSRPSSEVIQQPQLMAQPPPAAATSTSTVTFTLEDCEGEPGAVEQQLPNYTHSPAVISPTPATLTCTTTTTMAGDTVAMSPLSMDLRSRIGSHSSSMRSVASGYMPALNDSSGNLVGGIAVANSGLHAPNPLYMQPQASLSGSSYLFHDLPAHQIYSDVTSVRSLASIGIGSTDGRKLVIRRVPTTANELFDMVNPQTPPPLGIDDDDSYMDMSDDAVQLKPRQQHWANKMQFVLACIGYSVGLGNVWRFPYMCYKSGGGVFLVPYCIILFICSIPLLFMELSVGQYTGRGPIGALGQLCPLFKGAGLASVVVSFLMSTYYSVIIGYSIYYFFTSFKTEMPWIDCNNRWNTPDCWVPQRKELNASAPDTSRTPSEEFFENKVLQISGGLEYPGMMRWELFACLICAWLMVYFATWKSIKSSAKVRYFTATFPFVLIIILMVRAVTLDGAAEGLRYFFRPKWSELKNANVWINAASQNFNSLGITFGSMISFASYNKYNNNILRDTIAVSAVNMITSLLVGIFAFSTLGNLALEQNTNVRDVIGDGPGMIFVVYPQAMAKMPYAQLWAVMFFFMLLCLGLNSQFAIVEVVVTSIQDGFPRWIKRHLGYHEIVVLFVCVISCLFGMPNIIQGGIYYFQLMDHYAASVTIMFLAFCQMIGIAWFYGTGRLSKNVKQMTGKAPSFYLRSCWLVLGPCLLFAIWVLSLINYREPTYHNGRYTYPDWAYGIGWMFASFSLVCIPGYAIINFMRTSGDSFWDRIRNTLRPNIYECKICGEHHCEHDYPEQEQYMLAQELATVYKPTTSHLHHLGQKSGYNAMQASTTGPHGSHSEYKYQSKVHSEPPPNATDEKNGK, encoded by the exons ATGGCGGACAGCAACGAGGCAGCGAGTGGACTGGCGAAAACAGCCTCCTCACCCACCGCCCTCAACCTGGTGACGAAGCGCTCCACGCTTCGGCACAGCCAGCTGTCGGACAGTGGCGCCGAGAGTTGTGGCGATGGAGGCGACGAACAGACCCGTCTCTTACGCACACCCTCCTCGCGCGCCCATAAGTACATCATTATACCGGCCACGCCCGGAGCGACTGCGACGCCGGGAAGCCCCGTGGGACCACTGCCATTTCGTCAGACCAGCTCAACCACCTCGTTGGCTGCCATGTCGGCGGCCATACACAGGCAGCCGCCACGACAGACGTCGATCAAATCGCGACCCAGCTCGGAGGTCatacagcagccgcagctgatGGCTCAGCcaccgccagcggcagcaacatccaCCTCCACGGTGACCTTCACCCTGGAAGATTGCGAGGGAGAGCCCGGCGctgttgagcagcagctgcccaacTACACACACAGCCCGGCGGTCATCTCACCCACGCCAGCGACCCTGacctgcaccaccaccacgaccATGGCGGGTGACACGGTGGCCATGTCGCCGCTAAGCATGGATTTGCGCTCGAGGatcggcagccacagcagcagcatgcgcTCTGTGGCCTCAG GTTATATGCCTGCCCTGAATGACAGCAGTGGTAATCTTGTGGGTGGCATTGCGGTTGCCAATTCTGGGCTGCATGCACCCAATCCGCTGTACATGCAACCGCAAGCATCGCTGAGCGGCAGTTCCTATCTATTTCACGATTTGCCCGCCCATCAGATCTACTCGGATGTGACGTCAGTGCGCTCCCTCGCCTCCATTGGCATTGGATCCACAGATGGACGGAAGTTGGTCATACGTCGAGTGCCGACCACCGCCAACGAGCTGTTCGACATGGTCAATCCGCAGACACCGCC TCCTCTCGGCATCGATGACGATGACAGCTACATGGATATGTCCGACGACGCTGTGCAGCTGAAGCCGCGCCAGCAGCACTGGGCCAACAAGATGCAATTTGTCTTGGCCTGCATCGGTTATTCGGTGGGCCTGGGCAATGTTTGGCGTTTTCCCTACATGTGCTACAAAAGTGGCGGTG GTGTCTTTCTAGTGCCCTATTGCATAATATTGTTCATATGCAGTATTCCGCTGCTTTTCATGGAGCTGTCTGTGGGCCAGTACACTGGCCGTGGACCGATTGGGGCCCTGGGTCAACTGTGTCCTTTGTTCAAAG GAGCTGGACTCGCTAGTGTGGTCGTCTCGTTTCTCATGTCCACATACTATAGCGTCATCATAGGTTATTCCATTTACTACTTCTTTACGTCATTTAAGACGGAGATGCCCTGGATTGACTGCAACAACAG ATGGAATACACCGGACTGTTGGGTGCCGCAACGCAAGGAACTCAATGCCAGCGCACCGGACACATCACGCACACCCTCTGAGGAGTTCTTTGA AAATAAGGTTCTGCAGATTAGCGGTGGACTGGAATATCCCGGAATGATGCGCTGGGAGCTGTTCGCTTGTCTTATTTGCGCCTGGCTGATGGTGTACTTTGCCACATGGAAGTCAATCAAGTCGTCGGCCAAGGTTCGCTACTTCACGGCCACATTTCCGTTTGTGCTCATCATCATACTCATGGTACGGGCCGTGACGCTCGATGGGGCGGCCGAGGGACTGCGCTACTTCTTCCGCCCAAAGTGGTCAGAGCTGAAGAATGCCAATGTGTGGATCAATGCCGCCTCCCAGAACTTCAATTCGCTGGGCATTACCTTCGGATCCATGATCTCCTTTGCCAGCTACAacaagtacaacaacaacatactCCGCGACACGATCGCAGTGAGTGCTGTGAATATGATAACCAGCCTGCTGGTCGGCATATTCGCCTTCTCCACTTTGGGCAATTTGGCGCTGGAGCAGAACACCAATGTGCGGGACGTCATTGGCGATGGGCCGGGCATGATATTTGTGGTTTATCCACAGGCCATGGCCAAGATGCCGTACGCCCAGCTGTGGGCGGTTATGTTCTTCTTCATGCTGCTCTGCCTGGGCCTGAACTCTCAGTTTGCCATTGTCGAAGTGGTGGTCACCTCGATACAGGATGGCTTTCCGCGTTGGATTAAACGGCACCTGGGCTACCACGAAATAGTTGTGCTCTTTGTCTGCGTTATATCGTGCCTCTTCGGTATGCCGAACATCATACAGGGCGGCATCTACTACTTCCAGCTGATGGACCACTATGCCGCCTCCGTGACAATTATGTTTCTGGCCTTCTGCCAAATGATTGGCATTGCCTGGTTCTACGGCACCGGAAGATTGTCGAAGAATGTTAAACAGATGACCGGCAAGGCTCCATCTTTCTATCTCAGATCCTGTTGGCTTGTGCTGGGACCATGCCTGCTCTTT GCAATTTGGGTGCTGAGTCTCATCAACTACCGCGAGCCAACATATCACAATGGCAGATACACGTATCCGGACTGGGCCTATGGCATTGGATGGATGTTCGCATCTTTCTCACTGGTCTGCATTCCGGGGTATGCGATAATCAACTTCATGCGGACCAGCGGGGACAGCTTTTGGGAT CGCATCCGGAACACGCTGCGACCCAATATCTATGAGTGCAAGATCTGTGGCGAACATCACTGCGAACACGACTATCCGGAACAGGAGCAGTATATGCTGGCCCAGGAGCTGGCCACCGTGTACAAGCCCACAACCAGCCACCTGCATCATTTGGGACAAAAGTCCGGATACAATGCTATGCAGGCCTCGACCACGGGCCCCCACGGTTCCCACTCGGAGTACAAATATCAGTCCAAGGTTCACTCAGAGCCACCACCAAATGCGACAGATGAGAAGAATGGAAAATAG
- the LOC117902497 gene encoding zinc finger protein 180-like isoform X3, whose translation MTMEETCRVCMARSVAFTNIFDEPQKLDICIADMISECTGYAVRRGDLLSEKICLHCLEDAVSAFNLKKTCEQSHKHYFTLTVEDNVKNVVWELSESENARSKCFGTAAKIHINFAAESQRQQRPFLGVSTASLHPHMNERTNSGHGPHQSELNEHTCIPTVEMPHKCPHCSKSFGRSDSLRIHVRSHTGERPYQCPHCYRSFNKEEPLQIHISTHKGDRPFKCSLCSQSFHQKSHLREHSRLHTGERTHTCSYCPKSFKKKSKLDRHTLTHTDERPFRCAQCSKSFQEKSNLRVHIRSHTGERPYQCIHCSKKFRYRNNSYQRHLLSHTSNEKWAIPGLKITSVRSLENETIASTASRNS comes from the exons AT GACTATGGAGGAAACATGCAGAGTTTGCATGGCAAGGTCCGTCGCATTCACAAACATTTTCGACGAGCCACAAAAACTGgacatttgcattgcagaCATGATATCGGAGTGCACAGGATATGCGGTTAGGCGAGGTGATTTACTATCAGAAAAAATATGTCTGCATTGCCTTGAGGATGCAGTGAGTGCATTCAATCTGAAGAAAACCTGCGAACAGAGCCATAAACACTACTTTACCCTGACTGTGGAGGATAATGTAAAAAACGTAGTCTGGGAACTGTCCGAAAGTGAAAATGCGCGATCGAAGTGTTTCGGAACCGCTGCAAAGATCCATATAAATTTTGCCGCTGAATCGCAGCGACAGCAAAGGCCTTTTCTAGGAGTCTCGACGGCTTCGCTCCACCCTCACATGAACGAACGTACTAACTCAGGACACGGACCACACCAGTCCGAACTCAACGAACACACCTGTATTCCCACTGTGGAGATGCCGCATAAGTGTCCTCACTGCTCAAAATCATTTGGTCGATCCGATAGTCTCCGGATTCATGTCCGGTCGCACACGGGTGAACGACCTTACCAATGTCCTCACTGCTACAGATCTTTTAATAAGGAAGAACCTCTACAAATTCACATTTCTACCCATAAGGGTGATCGACCGTTCAAatgctctctctgctcccaGTCGTTTCACCAAAAATCTCATCTCCGAGAACACAGCCGTCTTCACACTGGCGAACGAACTCACACGTGTTCATACTGCCCAAAGtcttttaaaaaaaaatccaaactTGATAGACACACTCTTACTCACACAGATGAACGACCTTTCCGATGTGCTCAGTGCTCGAAGTCATTTCAAGAAAAATCGAATCTCCGGGTACACATCCGTTCTCACACAGGAGAGCGTCCTTACCAGTGCATCCACTGCTCCAAGAAATTTAGATACAGAAACAATAGCTACCAGAGACACCTACTTAGTCACACAAGCAATGAAAAGTGGGCGATTCCGGGGCTCAAAATCACATCCGTAAGATCGCTGGAAAATGAAACGATTGCTTCTACTGCATCCCGAAATTCTTAA
- the LOC117902500 gene encoding zinc finger protein 626-like isoform X2, producing MFCVKTNHSDQRTINSAYLEIEESGTRAMEETCRVCKGTSESFTNIFDEPQKWDTCIADMIAQCTGYEVSRGDLLSENICPPCLEEAVSAFNLKTTCEQSYKLMEESKGVEIFYIVEYEDWEPSDCRSEQSNNIETDGKAKGGPKFKCPLCPKSFAKKRYLTQHVKLHTGGRPYKCSQCSKSFHFSFHLSEHILSHTPFKCKYCSQSYERATSLRKHIKMSHA from the exons ATGTTTTGTGTCAAAACAAACCATTCGGACCAAAGAACCATAAATTCTGCATATTTGGAAATTGAGGAAAGCGGCACAAG GGCAATGGAAGAAACGTGCAGAGTTTGCAAGGGAACGTCTGAATCATTCACAAACATATTCGACGAGCCACAAAAATGGGACACTTGCATTGCTGACATGATAGCTCAGTGCACCGGGTACGAGGTTAGCCGAGGAGATTTACTATCAGAAAATATATGTCCGCCCTGCCTTGAGGAGGCAGTAAGTGCATTCAATCTTAAGACAACCTGCGAGCAGAGCTATAAATTGATGGAGGAGTCTAAAGGAGTAGAAATCTTTTATATTGTGGAATACGAGGACTGGGAACCATCAGATTGCAGAAGCGAGCAGTCAAACAATATTGAGACCGACGGAAAGGCAAAAGGTGGCCCTAAATTCAAATGTCCTCTTTGTCCAAAGAGCTTTGCGAAGAAACGGTATCTAACTCAACATGTGAAACTACACACGGGTGGACGACCCTATAAATGCTCCCAGTGCTCAAAGTCCTTCCACTTTAGTTTCCATCTGAGTGAACACATCCTTTCACACACACcctttaaatgtaaatactgCTCACAGTCATATGAACGTGCCACTTCTCTtagaaaacacataaaaatgtctCACGCGTAG
- the LOC117902497 gene encoding zinc finger protein 180-like isoform X2 — MFCVKTNHSDQRTINSAYLEIEESGTRAMEETCRVCKGTSESFTNIFDEPQKWDTCIADMISECTGYAVRRGDLLSEKICLHCLEDAVSAFNLKKTCEQSHKHYFTLTVEDNVKNVVWELSESENARSKCFGTAAKIHINFAAESQRQQRPFLGVSTASLHPHMNERTNSGHGPHQSELNEHTCIPTVEMPHKCPHCSKSFGRSDSLRIHVRSHTGERPYQCPHCYRSFNKEEPLQIHISTHKGDRPFKCSLCSQSFHQKSHLREHSRLHTGERTHTCSYCPKSFKKKSKLDRHTLTHTDERPFRCAQCSKSFQEKSNLRVHIRSHTGERPYQCIHCSKKFRYRNNSYQRHLLSHTSNEKWAIPGLKITSVRSLENETIASTASRNS, encoded by the exons ATGTTTTGTGTCAAAACAAACCATTCGGACCAAAGAACCATAAATTCTGCATATTTGGAAATTGAGGAAAGCGGCACAAG GGCAATGGAAGAAACGTGCAGAGTTTGCAAGGGAACGTCTGAATCATTCACAAACATATTCGACGAGCCACAAAAATGGGACACTTGCATTGCTGAC ATGATATCGGAGTGCACAGGATATGCGGTTAGGCGAGGTGATTTACTATCAGAAAAAATATGTCTGCATTGCCTTGAGGATGCAGTGAGTGCATTCAATCTGAAGAAAACCTGCGAACAGAGCCATAAACACTACTTTACCCTGACTGTGGAGGATAATGTAAAAAACGTAGTCTGGGAACTGTCCGAAAGTGAAAATGCGCGATCGAAGTGTTTCGGAACCGCTGCAAAGATCCATATAAATTTTGCCGCTGAATCGCAGCGACAGCAAAGGCCTTTTCTAGGAGTCTCGACGGCTTCGCTCCACCCTCACATGAACGAACGTACTAACTCAGGACACGGACCACACCAGTCCGAACTCAACGAACACACCTGTATTCCCACTGTGGAGATGCCGCATAAGTGTCCTCACTGCTCAAAATCATTTGGTCGATCCGATAGTCTCCGGATTCATGTCCGGTCGCACACGGGTGAACGACCTTACCAATGTCCTCACTGCTACAGATCTTTTAATAAGGAAGAACCTCTACAAATTCACATTTCTACCCATAAGGGTGATCGACCGTTCAAatgctctctctgctcccaGTCGTTTCACCAAAAATCTCATCTCCGAGAACACAGCCGTCTTCACACTGGCGAACGAACTCACACGTGTTCATACTGCCCAAAGtcttttaaaaaaaaatccaaactTGATAGACACACTCTTACTCACACAGATGAACGACCTTTCCGATGTGCTCAGTGCTCGAAGTCATTTCAAGAAAAATCGAATCTCCGGGTACACATCCGTTCTCACACAGGAGAGCGTCCTTACCAGTGCATCCACTGCTCCAAGAAATTTAGATACAGAAACAATAGCTACCAGAGACACCTACTTAGTCACACAAGCAATGAAAAGTGGGCGATTCCGGGGCTCAAAATCACATCCGTAAGATCGCTGGAAAATGAAACGATTGCTTCTACTGCATCCCGAAATTCTTAA
- the LOC117902501 gene encoding ADP-ribose glycohydrolase OARD1-like, with the protein MSGFVYKEVNGDLFSAKADYSMCHCVGADLRMGKGIAVKFSTKFGQLLTLQRQNVQPGGVAILKDQERFIYNLVTKQTSWGKPTYQLLHSSLTAMRQHMIAHNVHKLAMPRIGCGLDGLSWMKVKEMVCEIFQSDAIELVVYNYAPRAAK; encoded by the exons ATGTCAGGTTttgtttataaagaggtgaaCGGGGACTTGTTCAGCGCGAAGGCCGACTATTCCATGTGCCATTGCGTGGGCGCCGACTTGCGTATGGGCAAAGGGATCGCTGTCAAATTTAG CACTAAGTTTGGCCAGCTACTGACATTGCAGAGGCAGAATGTCCAGCCGGGTGGCGTTGCCATCCTAAAGGATCAGGAGCGTTTTATCTACAATCTCGTTACCAAGCAAACGAGCTGGGGCAAGCCCACCTATCAGCTACTCCACAGCTCCTTGACCGCGATGCGGCAGCATATG ATTGCCCACAATGTCCACAAGCTGGCTATGCCTCGCATTGGATGCGGCCTGGACGGACTCTCCTGgatgaaagtgaaagaaatgGTCTGCGAGATTTTCCAGTCGGATGCTATTGAACTTGTTGTATACAATTATGCTCCCCGTGCAGCCAAATAA
- the LOC117902500 gene encoding zinc finger protein 675-like isoform X1, translating into MFCVKTNHSDQRTINSAYLEIEESGTRWAMEETCRVCKGTSESFTNIFDEPQKWDTCIADMIAQCTGYEVSRGDLLSENICPPCLEEAVSAFNLKTTCEQSYKLMEESKGVEIFYIVEYEDWEPSDCRSEQSNNIETDGKAKGGPKFKCPLCPKSFAKKRYLTQHVKLHTGGRPYKCSQCSKSFHFSFHLSEHILSHTPFKCKYCSQSYERATSLRKHIKMSHA; encoded by the exons ATGTTTTGTGTCAAAACAAACCATTCGGACCAAAGAACCATAAATTCTGCATATTTGGAAATTGAGGAAAGCGGCACAAGgtg GGCAATGGAAGAAACGTGCAGAGTTTGCAAGGGAACGTCTGAATCATTCACAAACATATTCGACGAGCCACAAAAATGGGACACTTGCATTGCTGACATGATAGCTCAGTGCACCGGGTACGAGGTTAGCCGAGGAGATTTACTATCAGAAAATATATGTCCGCCCTGCCTTGAGGAGGCAGTAAGTGCATTCAATCTTAAGACAACCTGCGAGCAGAGCTATAAATTGATGGAGGAGTCTAAAGGAGTAGAAATCTTTTATATTGTGGAATACGAGGACTGGGAACCATCAGATTGCAGAAGCGAGCAGTCAAACAATATTGAGACCGACGGAAAGGCAAAAGGTGGCCCTAAATTCAAATGTCCTCTTTGTCCAAAGAGCTTTGCGAAGAAACGGTATCTAACTCAACATGTGAAACTACACACGGGTGGACGACCCTATAAATGCTCCCAGTGCTCAAAGTCCTTCCACTTTAGTTTCCATCTGAGTGAACACATCCTTTCACACACACcctttaaatgtaaatactgCTCACAGTCATATGAACGTGCCACTTCTCTtagaaaacacataaaaatgtctCACGCGTAG
- the LOC117902497 gene encoding zinc finger protein 91-like isoform X1 — MFCVKTNHSDQRTINSAYLEIEESGTRWAMEETCRVCKGTSESFTNIFDEPQKWDTCIADMISECTGYAVRRGDLLSEKICLHCLEDAVSAFNLKKTCEQSHKHYFTLTVEDNVKNVVWELSESENARSKCFGTAAKIHINFAAESQRQQRPFLGVSTASLHPHMNERTNSGHGPHQSELNEHTCIPTVEMPHKCPHCSKSFGRSDSLRIHVRSHTGERPYQCPHCYRSFNKEEPLQIHISTHKGDRPFKCSLCSQSFHQKSHLREHSRLHTGERTHTCSYCPKSFKKKSKLDRHTLTHTDERPFRCAQCSKSFQEKSNLRVHIRSHTGERPYQCIHCSKKFRYRNNSYQRHLLSHTSNEKWAIPGLKITSVRSLENETIASTASRNS; from the exons ATGTTTTGTGTCAAAACAAACCATTCGGACCAAAGAACCATAAATTCTGCATATTTGGAAATTGAGGAAAGCGGCACAAGgtg GGCAATGGAAGAAACGTGCAGAGTTTGCAAGGGAACGTCTGAATCATTCACAAACATATTCGACGAGCCACAAAAATGGGACACTTGCATTGCTGAC ATGATATCGGAGTGCACAGGATATGCGGTTAGGCGAGGTGATTTACTATCAGAAAAAATATGTCTGCATTGCCTTGAGGATGCAGTGAGTGCATTCAATCTGAAGAAAACCTGCGAACAGAGCCATAAACACTACTTTACCCTGACTGTGGAGGATAATGTAAAAAACGTAGTCTGGGAACTGTCCGAAAGTGAAAATGCGCGATCGAAGTGTTTCGGAACCGCTGCAAAGATCCATATAAATTTTGCCGCTGAATCGCAGCGACAGCAAAGGCCTTTTCTAGGAGTCTCGACGGCTTCGCTCCACCCTCACATGAACGAACGTACTAACTCAGGACACGGACCACACCAGTCCGAACTCAACGAACACACCTGTATTCCCACTGTGGAGATGCCGCATAAGTGTCCTCACTGCTCAAAATCATTTGGTCGATCCGATAGTCTCCGGATTCATGTCCGGTCGCACACGGGTGAACGACCTTACCAATGTCCTCACTGCTACAGATCTTTTAATAAGGAAGAACCTCTACAAATTCACATTTCTACCCATAAGGGTGATCGACCGTTCAAatgctctctctgctcccaGTCGTTTCACCAAAAATCTCATCTCCGAGAACACAGCCGTCTTCACACTGGCGAACGAACTCACACGTGTTCATACTGCCCAAAGtcttttaaaaaaaaatccaaactTGATAGACACACTCTTACTCACACAGATGAACGACCTTTCCGATGTGCTCAGTGCTCGAAGTCATTTCAAGAAAAATCGAATCTCCGGGTACACATCCGTTCTCACACAGGAGAGCGTCCTTACCAGTGCATCCACTGCTCCAAGAAATTTAGATACAGAAACAATAGCTACCAGAGACACCTACTTAGTCACACAAGCAATGAAAAGTGGGCGATTCCGGGGCTCAAAATCACATCCGTAAGATCGCTGGAAAATGAAACGATTGCTTCTACTGCATCCCGAAATTCTTAA
- the LOC117902349 gene encoding sodium- and chloride-dependent GABA transporter ine isoform X2 — protein sequence MPYRQDYDAQSSKHSEQSTFRFQRVAKVPLGIDDDDSYMDMSDDAVQLKPRQQHWANKMQFVLACIGYSVGLGNVWRFPYMCYKSGGGVFLVPYCIILFICSIPLLFMELSVGQYTGRGPIGALGQLCPLFKGAGLASVVVSFLMSTYYSVIIGYSIYYFFTSFKTEMPWIDCNNRWNTPDCWVPQRKELNASAPDTSRTPSEEFFENKVLQISGGLEYPGMMRWELFACLICAWLMVYFATWKSIKSSAKVRYFTATFPFVLIIILMVRAVTLDGAAEGLRYFFRPKWSELKNANVWINAASQNFNSLGITFGSMISFASYNKYNNNILRDTIAVSAVNMITSLLVGIFAFSTLGNLALEQNTNVRDVIGDGPGMIFVVYPQAMAKMPYAQLWAVMFFFMLLCLGLNSQFAIVEVVVTSIQDGFPRWIKRHLGYHEIVVLFVCVISCLFGMPNIIQGGIYYFQLMDHYAASVTIMFLAFCQMIGIAWFYGTGRLSKNVKQMTGKAPSFYLRSCWLVLGPCLLFAIWVLSLINYREPTYHNGRYTYPDWAYGIGWMFASFSLVCIPGYAIINFMRTSGDSFWDRIRNTLRPNIYECKICGEHHCEHDYPEQEQYMLAQELATVYKPTTSHLHHLGQKSGYNAMQASTTGPHGSHSEYKYQSKVHSEPPPNATDEKNGK from the exons ATGCCCTACCGTCAGGACTACGATGCCCAGTCATCGAAGCACTCGGAGCAATCCACCTTCCGCTTCCAGCGTGTGGCCAAAGT TCCTCTCGGCATCGATGACGATGACAGCTACATGGATATGTCCGACGACGCTGTGCAGCTGAAGCCGCGCCAGCAGCACTGGGCCAACAAGATGCAATTTGTCTTGGCCTGCATCGGTTATTCGGTGGGCCTGGGCAATGTTTGGCGTTTTCCCTACATGTGCTACAAAAGTGGCGGTG GTGTCTTTCTAGTGCCCTATTGCATAATATTGTTCATATGCAGTATTCCGCTGCTTTTCATGGAGCTGTCTGTGGGCCAGTACACTGGCCGTGGACCGATTGGGGCCCTGGGTCAACTGTGTCCTTTGTTCAAAG GAGCTGGACTCGCTAGTGTGGTCGTCTCGTTTCTCATGTCCACATACTATAGCGTCATCATAGGTTATTCCATTTACTACTTCTTTACGTCATTTAAGACGGAGATGCCCTGGATTGACTGCAACAACAG ATGGAATACACCGGACTGTTGGGTGCCGCAACGCAAGGAACTCAATGCCAGCGCACCGGACACATCACGCACACCCTCTGAGGAGTTCTTTGA AAATAAGGTTCTGCAGATTAGCGGTGGACTGGAATATCCCGGAATGATGCGCTGGGAGCTGTTCGCTTGTCTTATTTGCGCCTGGCTGATGGTGTACTTTGCCACATGGAAGTCAATCAAGTCGTCGGCCAAGGTTCGCTACTTCACGGCCACATTTCCGTTTGTGCTCATCATCATACTCATGGTACGGGCCGTGACGCTCGATGGGGCGGCCGAGGGACTGCGCTACTTCTTCCGCCCAAAGTGGTCAGAGCTGAAGAATGCCAATGTGTGGATCAATGCCGCCTCCCAGAACTTCAATTCGCTGGGCATTACCTTCGGATCCATGATCTCCTTTGCCAGCTACAacaagtacaacaacaacatactCCGCGACACGATCGCAGTGAGTGCTGTGAATATGATAACCAGCCTGCTGGTCGGCATATTCGCCTTCTCCACTTTGGGCAATTTGGCGCTGGAGCAGAACACCAATGTGCGGGACGTCATTGGCGATGGGCCGGGCATGATATTTGTGGTTTATCCACAGGCCATGGCCAAGATGCCGTACGCCCAGCTGTGGGCGGTTATGTTCTTCTTCATGCTGCTCTGCCTGGGCCTGAACTCTCAGTTTGCCATTGTCGAAGTGGTGGTCACCTCGATACAGGATGGCTTTCCGCGTTGGATTAAACGGCACCTGGGCTACCACGAAATAGTTGTGCTCTTTGTCTGCGTTATATCGTGCCTCTTCGGTATGCCGAACATCATACAGGGCGGCATCTACTACTTCCAGCTGATGGACCACTATGCCGCCTCCGTGACAATTATGTTTCTGGCCTTCTGCCAAATGATTGGCATTGCCTGGTTCTACGGCACCGGAAGATTGTCGAAGAATGTTAAACAGATGACCGGCAAGGCTCCATCTTTCTATCTCAGATCCTGTTGGCTTGTGCTGGGACCATGCCTGCTCTTT GCAATTTGGGTGCTGAGTCTCATCAACTACCGCGAGCCAACATATCACAATGGCAGATACACGTATCCGGACTGGGCCTATGGCATTGGATGGATGTTCGCATCTTTCTCACTGGTCTGCATTCCGGGGTATGCGATAATCAACTTCATGCGGACCAGCGGGGACAGCTTTTGGGAT CGCATCCGGAACACGCTGCGACCCAATATCTATGAGTGCAAGATCTGTGGCGAACATCACTGCGAACACGACTATCCGGAACAGGAGCAGTATATGCTGGCCCAGGAGCTGGCCACCGTGTACAAGCCCACAACCAGCCACCTGCATCATTTGGGACAAAAGTCCGGATACAATGCTATGCAGGCCTCGACCACGGGCCCCCACGGTTCCCACTCGGAGTACAAATATCAGTCCAAGGTTCACTCAGAGCCACCACCAAATGCGACAGATGAGAAGAATGGAAAATAG